One Notolabrus celidotus isolate fNotCel1 chromosome 18, fNotCel1.pri, whole genome shotgun sequence DNA window includes the following coding sequences:
- the LOC117830305 gene encoding uncharacterized protein LOC117830305 isoform X2 produces the protein MTRGLKGHTVTCGNFFTSHGLSQELLRSKIALVGAMRNSKPELPPKLLRAKEREVFSSLFGFDKTHTVVSYIPKRGKNVILLSSKHRGKEVKDGKKKKPVVVTDYNSCKGAVHSLDKAVSKYSCRRKTIKWSCAIFYHIIDVSANNAFVLWNSVDSSLQQKKSLRRRFFLEELGKSLVTPLMAKRPTRPREPAAASMVESIQQLVETEEDLPPAKPAGNTCRKQCMFCKNRKRVWNTCCTCGGHVCKGHMNVICKKCFP, from the exons ATGACCAGGGGGCTTAAAGGCCACACTGTCACCTGTGGTAACTTTTTCACATCACATGGCTTGTCTCAGGAGCTGCTGCGAAGTAAAATTGCCCTGGTTGGGGCCATGCGCAACAGCAAGCCGGAGCTACCCCCAAAACTGCTTCGGGCAAAGGAGCGGGAGGTCTTCTCCTCCTTGTTCGGCTTTGACAAGACCCACACTGTGGTCTCTTACATCCCAAAGCGGGGGAAAAATGTGATCCTGCTCAGCTCTAAACACAGAGGCAAAGAGGTCAAAGatgggaagaagaaaaagcCGGTGGTGGTCACGGACTATAACAGCTGTAAGGGGGCTGTTCACAGCCTTGATAAG GCTGTCAGCAAATACAGCTGCAGAAGGAAGACCATTAAGTGGTCCTGTGCGATTTTTTACCACATCATTGATGTCTCTGCAAACAACGCATTTGTGCTGTGGAATTCAGTGGATTCTTCGCTGCAACAAAAAAAGTCTCTCAGGAGGAGGTTTTTCCTTGAAGAGTTGGGGAAATCCCTTGTGACCCCTCTCATGGCCAAGAGACCAACCCGCCCCCGTGAGCCAGCCGCTGCCTCCATGGTGGAGTCTATTCAGCAACTAgtagagacagaggaagacttACCACCGGCCAAACCTGCAGGCAACACATGCAGGAAGCAGTGCATGTTTTGcaagaacagaaaaagagtGTGGAACACCTGTTGTACATGTGGGGGGCATGTATGCAAGGGTCACATGAACGTTATTTGCAAGAAATGCTTCCCCTGA